Proteins co-encoded in one Christiangramia fulva genomic window:
- a CDS encoding aminotransferase class IV — translation MINLEGKIVDEKEAKLSVFNRGFAYGDSVFETIRVINGKIMFWEDHYFRLMASMRIMRMEIPAQFSPEFLEKEILEIIETNQLSQQAARVRFAVYRLQGGYYTPATREIGYVISTEKMESSFYLLKEDFYEIELFKDHYVTSGLLSTIKSNNRAVNVLGSIFARENSYDNCLLINEKKNVVEALNGNIFLVKGNEIKTPPLTDGALNGIIRKQLINILKKMEDYNFQETSISPFELQKADEIFITNVAMGIQPVSKYRKKEYSYKVAKELIGKLNVQARLA, via the coding sequence ATGATCAATCTGGAAGGAAAAATAGTCGACGAAAAGGAAGCTAAATTATCGGTTTTTAATCGTGGTTTTGCTTACGGTGATTCGGTTTTTGAGACCATACGCGTCATCAACGGTAAAATTATGTTCTGGGAAGACCATTATTTCCGGCTAATGGCTTCCATGCGTATCATGAGAATGGAGATCCCCGCTCAGTTTTCTCCCGAATTTTTGGAAAAAGAGATCCTGGAAATTATTGAAACGAACCAACTTTCTCAGCAGGCTGCCAGGGTTCGTTTTGCTGTTTATCGCCTTCAGGGAGGATATTATACTCCCGCTACCAGGGAAATTGGTTATGTGATAAGCACTGAAAAAATGGAAAGCTCCTTTTATTTGCTGAAAGAAGATTTTTATGAAATCGAACTTTTCAAAGATCATTACGTTACCAGTGGCTTGCTTTCTACCATCAAATCGAACAATCGCGCGGTAAATGTCCTTGGAAGTATTTTTGCCCGTGAGAATTCTTATGATAATTGTTTGCTGATCAACGAAAAGAAAAATGTAGTGGAAGCCCTTAACGGAAATATATTTCTGGTAAAAGGAAATGAGATCAAAACGCCACCGCTTACCGACGGGGCTTTAAACGGAATAATTCGGAAACAGCTGATCAATATTCTGAAAAAAATGGAAGATTATAACTTTCAGGAAACTTCAATATCACCCTTTGAGCTACAAAAAGCCGACGAAATTTTCATTACTAATGTGGCCATGGGAATTCAGCCCGTAAGCAAGTACCGCAAAAAAGAATATTCCTATAAGGTAGCTAAGGAATTGATTGGTAAACTGAATGTACAGGCGAGATTAGCCTAA